One stretch of Desulfocurvus vexinensis DSM 17965 DNA includes these proteins:
- a CDS encoding GNAT family N-acetyltransferase: MSGFTIRRVRPQDLDACHALEACCFPPAEAASRESIATRIARFPEAFLVAEAGGAVVGHVNCGATRKDDITDEAFKALVGHDPAGPNLVVFSLATAPDWRGRGVAAALMARLVAEARARGRGRVLLLCKEHLKDFYRGLGFADGGPSASAHGGAAWREMRLDLG; encoded by the coding sequence GTGTCCGGTTTCACCATCCGCCGCGTCCGCCCGCAGGACCTGGACGCCTGCCACGCCCTGGAAGCCTGCTGCTTCCCGCCCGCCGAGGCCGCCTCGCGGGAGAGCATCGCCACGCGCATCGCGCGCTTTCCCGAGGCCTTCCTGGTGGCCGAGGCGGGCGGGGCCGTGGTCGGCCACGTCAACTGCGGCGCCACGCGCAAGGACGACATCACCGACGAGGCCTTCAAGGCCCTGGTGGGCCACGACCCCGCCGGGCCCAACCTGGTGGTCTTTTCCCTGGCCACGGCCCCGGACTGGCGCGGGCGCGGCGTGGCGGCGGCGCTCATGGCGCGGCTGGTGGCCGAGGCCCGGGCCCGGGGGCGGGGCAGGGTGCTGCTGCTTTGCAAGGAGCACTTGAAGGATTTCTACCGTGGCCTGGGCTTTGCCGACGGCGGGCCCTCGGCCTCGGCCCACGGCGGGGCCGCCTGGCGCGAGATGCGCCTGGACCTGGGCTGA
- a CDS encoding M23 family metallopeptidase, translating to MQKMLTFVFVALLAAAAAGAALLFLSDGQPPALTLTPASGPVGKATEFTLEAADPSGVRAVIVSLRTASGSTVLASQDFDKLPSASLTFTLGETKAPEGPIEIVASAVDGSIRNLGKGNAGETVFSMTMDTRAPHVSVLSGQHNLTRGGVGCISYTLNEDVRRSGVRVGPHFFPGYRLPGGNYACLFAFPYNMTPAEFSPRLEAEDLAGNRREQTFPFHVNDRTFRADVLEIPDSFLDAKMPQYEADYPEASTPLEIYLKVNTEMRARDDAAILELGQTSVSEPLWRGEFLRLPNSAPRAGFADARTYRYKGETVDNQTHLGVDLASLQAAPVPAANAGVVVRTGFHGIYGENIMIDHGLGLMTIYSHLSQIDVEPGATVARGQIIGRTGATGLAGGDHLHYGVYVSGVAVNPIEWWDPSWIKNNVADRVGHTE from the coding sequence ATGCAGAAGATGCTCACTTTCGTTTTTGTCGCCCTGTTGGCCGCTGCGGCAGCCGGGGCCGCCCTGCTGTTCCTGTCCGACGGCCAGCCCCCCGCCCTGACCCTGACCCCCGCCTCGGGCCCCGTGGGCAAGGCCACCGAGTTCACCCTGGAGGCCGCCGATCCCTCGGGCGTGCGCGCGGTCATCGTCTCCCTGCGCACGGCCTCGGGCTCCACCGTGCTCGCCTCGCAGGACTTCGACAAGCTGCCCTCCGCCAGCCTGACCTTCACCCTGGGCGAAACCAAGGCTCCCGAAGGGCCCATCGAGATCGTGGCCTCGGCGGTGGACGGCTCCATCCGCAACCTGGGCAAGGGCAACGCGGGCGAGACGGTCTTCTCCATGACCATGGACACCCGGGCCCCGCACGTGTCCGTGCTCTCCGGGCAGCACAACCTGACCCGGGGCGGCGTGGGCTGCATTTCCTACACGCTCAACGAGGACGTGCGGCGCAGCGGCGTGCGCGTGGGGCCGCATTTCTTCCCCGGCTACCGCCTGCCCGGCGGCAACTACGCCTGCCTGTTCGCCTTTCCCTACAACATGACCCCCGCCGAGTTCTCCCCGCGCCTGGAAGCCGAGGACCTGGCCGGCAACCGCCGCGAGCAGACCTTCCCCTTCCACGTCAACGACCGCACCTTCCGCGCCGACGTACTGGAGATTCCCGACAGCTTCCTGGACGCCAAGATGCCCCAGTACGAGGCCGACTACCCCGAGGCCAGCACGCCCCTGGAGATCTACCTCAAGGTCAACACCGAGATGCGCGCGCGCGACGACGCGGCCATCCTGGAGCTGGGCCAGACCAGCGTCTCCGAGCCCCTGTGGCGCGGCGAGTTCCTGCGCCTGCCCAACTCCGCCCCCCGGGCCGGGTTCGCCGACGCCCGCACCTACCGCTACAAGGGCGAGACGGTGGACAACCAGACCCACCTGGGCGTGGACCTGGCCTCGCTCCAGGCCGCCCCGGTGCCTGCGGCCAACGCGGGCGTGGTGGTGCGCACGGGCTTCCACGGCATCTACGGCGAGAACATCATGATCGACCACGGCCTGGGGCTGATGACCATCTACTCCCACCTGTCGCAGATCGACGTGGAGCCCGGGGCCACCGTGGCCCGGGGCCAGATCATCGGGCGCACCGGCGCCACCGGCCTTGCGGGCGGCGACCACCTGCACTACGGCGTCTACGTCTCCGGCGTGGCCGTGAACCCCATCGAGTGGTGGGACCCCAGCTGGATCAAGAACAACGTCGCCGACCGCGTGGGCCACACCGAGTAG
- a CDS encoding hydrogenase small subunit has product MKCSIGSGKNDVMKSLEEKGISRRDFMKFCAAVSAAMAADATFTPAKVAEALTSGSRPPVVWLHFAECTGCTESVLRTTEPDMATVLFDVISLDYHETLMQCAGEAIEKALHDTIHHNEGKFVLVLEGGIPTAEGGIHGKVGGKTMLSILEEVYPKAAATICIGTCAAYGGVQKAAPNPTAAKGCSEALGGATMVQVPGCPPNPISFIGTVVYFLTKGMPELDDLGRPTLFYGETVHDNCPRLPHFDAGEFAPSFDSEEARKGYCLYDLGCKGPDTYNNCPKVLFNQVSFPIQAGHPCIGCSEPDFWDEMSPFYEPL; this is encoded by the coding sequence ATGAAATGTTCTATTGGAAGCGGTAAGAATGATGTGATGAAGTCTCTGGAAGAGAAAGGGATCTCCCGCCGTGACTTCATGAAATTCTGCGCCGCTGTGTCCGCCGCCATGGCCGCGGATGCGACGTTCACCCCTGCCAAGGTCGCCGAGGCCCTGACCTCCGGCAGCCGTCCCCCGGTCGTGTGGCTGCACTTCGCCGAGTGCACCGGTTGCACCGAGTCCGTGCTGCGCACCACCGAGCCCGACATGGCCACCGTGCTGTTCGACGTGATCTCGCTGGACTACCACGAGACCCTCATGCAGTGCGCCGGTGAGGCCATCGAGAAAGCCCTGCACGACACCATCCACCACAACGAGGGCAAGTTCGTTCTGGTCCTGGAAGGTGGCATTCCCACCGCCGAGGGCGGTATCCACGGCAAGGTCGGCGGCAAGACCATGCTCTCCATCCTTGAGGAAGTGTACCCCAAGGCCGCCGCGACCATCTGCATCGGCACCTGCGCCGCTTACGGCGGCGTGCAGAAGGCCGCCCCGAACCCCACCGCGGCCAAGGGCTGCTCCGAGGCTCTCGGCGGCGCCACCATGGTCCAGGTTCCCGGCTGCCCGCCCAACCCCATCAGCTTCATCGGCACCGTGGTCTACTTCCTGACCAAGGGCATGCCCGAGCTGGACGACCTGGGCCGCCCGACCCTGTTCTACGGCGAGACCGTGCACGACAACTGCCCGCGCCTGCCGCACTTCGACGCCGGCGAGTTCGCGCCGTCCTTCGACTCCGAAGAGGCCAGAAAGGGCTACTGCCTGTACGACCTGGGCTGCAAGGGCCCGGACACCTACAACAACTGCCCCAAGGTGCTCTTCAACCAGGTCAGCTTCCCGATCCAGGCGGGCCACCCCTGCATCGGTTGCTCCGAGCCTGACTTCTGGGATGAGATGAGCCCGTTCTACGAGCCCCTGTAA